One window from the genome of Raphanus sativus cultivar WK10039 unplaced genomic scaffold, ASM80110v3 Scaffold2278, whole genome shotgun sequence encodes:
- the LOC130505439 gene encoding protein TRM32-like encodes TKESLLLSESPVITENELEKDKEQEERNQENQVDCLSQSILQQEQDSVPSSLDNTAQRTESLLSQGLGLSSLEIDNHEEEDEDAYFCYVKNVLKLSGFLENVYDGEKWHSEEQPLDPSLLYQVDMQEEKEVNKEILFDLVNEAIIETHNQSHIYFPKTFSFAYPNEKRFLDEVWGRVEWSLSGIGAENRDCSLDDIVGRDLTKGDGWMNLRGDTEWLTLELEDLIFDEVLDEMICVY; translated from the exons ACCAAGGAATCTTTGTTGTTATCCGAATCTCCAGTAATAACAGAGAATGAATTAGAAAAAGACAAGGAGCAAGAGGAGAGAAACCAAGAAAATCAAGTAGACTGTCTAAGCCAAAGTATCCTTCAACAAGAACAAGATTCAGTTCCAAGTTCTTTGGACAACACTGCACAAAGAACAGAGAGTTTACTCTCACAAG GTTTAGGTCTAAGTTCCCTCGAGATTGACaatcatgaagaagaagatgaagatgccTACTTCTGTTACGTAAAGAATGTTCTAAAACTTTCAGGCTTCCTTGAAAACGTTTACGACGGAGAAAAATGGCACTCAGAGGAACAACCACTGGATCCATCACTGCTCTACCAAGTAGACatgcaagaagaaaaagaagtgaACAAAGAGATTCTCTTTGATCTTGTTAATGAAGCTATCATTGAGACTCACAACCAATCACACATCTATTTCCCCAAAACATTCTCTTTTGCATATCCAAATGAGAAACGTTTTCTTGATGAGGTCTGGGGAAGAGTAGAGTGGAGCCTTTCGGGGATAGGAGCTGAGAATAGAGATTGCTCATTGGATGATATTGTGGGAAGAGATCTTACAAAAGGTGATGGATGGATGAATCTTAGAGGTGATACTGAATGGTTGACTCTTGAGCTAGAAGATCTGATTTTTGATGAGGTT